The region GCCAATGAGATTATTAAGCTGACTTCAATGCGGCCGGGCTGGCTGAAAAAGGCGTTAAATTGCAGTTACGTTGAGGCTGTAGAGGAGTTTAGTATTTGGGGTGGTGTGCCTCGATATTGGGAAATACGAAATGATTCGGCATCGATGGAGGAGGCTATAAAAAAACAGGTTTTTAATATACATGGCATACTGCATGAAGAACCCATGCGGCTTTTTTTAGACGATACACGAGATACTGTACAGATTCATACATTAATATCGATTATTGCAACCGGAGCGAACAGGCTGAGCGAAATCGCTTCACGCATAGGTAAGCCGACCACGCAATTAAGCCGGCCACTGCAAAAAATCATTGAGTTGGGTTACATCAAAAGGGAAATACCTTATGGCGTATCAAAACGGAACTCAAAAAAAACTTTATACAAAGTAAGTGAGCCATTTATGTTGTTTTATTACCGGTTTATTGTACCTGAAAAAACCACATTAGAATTGGGTTATGTAGATCAGGTTTACAAGCAGATTTTTGAAAAACAATTTTCATCTCATTGCGCTGATATTTGGGAAAACATGTGCCGACAGGCGCTTCCTAATCTGTTTACAAATAGTTTATTTAAACCCGGTGTCAGATGGTGGGGAAACAATACAGAGAGAGAACAGATGGAAATAGATATTGTAGCCAATTCGAGTGATGACCGGGAGCTTATTATTGGCGAAGCCAAAAGGTCTTCAACCCGAAACATTTCTGCCATAATTAAAGAATTAGAGAAAAAGGCGAAAACATTTCCTTTAGTGCGTAATCAGCGCATAATTTTAGCGCTTTTTGTTAAGCAGAATACTTTGAAAGAAACACCTGATAATGTCTTTATTTTTACACCGGAAGATGTAGTAAAAGCTCTTTCATAAATGTTTGTTTTCACGCAACGCTCGCAACGAAAACGCAACGCCCGCAACGTAAGAATCCTTTGTGCTCGTAGCGTGATATTCTCGTTGCGCTCGTAGCGAGAAACTTTTTTATGCGGCGTTTGCAATGTTTCACTCAACGCTCGCAACGTGCAAATTTTTTTAACTACTTCTTCACAACCCGTGTCGATATCTTTCTATCGTTGCTTACCACCACGATAATATAAAAACCGGGCTTCAATCGCTCAAACTGTGGTTGAAGCGTTTTGGTCATCTGCTCACGGGTTGGGGCTATTCGACCCGACCAGACGCTATTGCCGCTCACATCAGCCACCATTACATGTGCATCCTGCGTTTTGTCAAATCCGTCAATATCTACTATTAAACCTCCGCCTGTATATGGATTGGGATGAATATTTAAACGTGGTTCATTCAGTGCAATACCGGTTATTTCCACCACCTGCATGGGGAAAACAGTTGCTGTACCATCATAATCGACCTGGCGCAAGCGGTAATAAGATATGCCATAATGCGGGTTCTGGTCCGTAAATGAGTAATTTAAAAGAGAACTACTATTTCCGGCACCCTGCACGCGGCCCACAGATTCAAATATAACCCCGTCACGGCTGCGTTCGACCTCAAAATAGTCGTTATTCAATTCATTTAATGTCTGCCAGGTTACTTTGACTTTATTATCTGTAACCGAGGCATCGAAACCGATTAAGCTCACGGGCAGTGGATTATTGTCGCTTGCAGAAGCAATGGTAAACTCTTTGGTACTAAAAGAGACCGCATCGGATATAACATAACCGGAACTTTGTGTGCCGCTATAACTGCTGTTGCCAGCGTCTGTCCATTGTCCTCCCTCAAGGTAAGCTACCCTCAGGTCGGCATAATCGGCAGGATCGGCAGATACATTGGTCTCCGTGCCCCAGGTGAGTTTTACATTGGCTGTTTGTGTGCCGCTGTAATTATCGCCTGTTACAGCCCACCGGTTATCGGGACTAACCTGTGACAAACCAGCTCCCATGTCACTAATACTGTTGTTGGTGAAATATTCAGCAGTCCAGTCGCCGGTTTGTGCCGGGTTCTGGATCTCCAAAGGACGGTAGTAGCCGTTTTTGCCGATCGGGAAGGTGAAGTCTGTGGAGCTGTTAAGTGACTTTTTGAGGGGACCGTTGATGTATGATGAGGCTGAACTACCACTCATTGTAGCAGAAGCGGTTAAGTAAAAAGTATTTGCACTACCTGTTTGAATGATCCCATTTTGCAGGGATAGAGATCTGTCAATAAGTATGTTGTCGTTTAGAATTAACCTTCCTCCTGGTTTATTTATTACAATGTTATTAAAAGCTCTTTTATTAGGTGTCATCATTTCTCCTGTTACTGATTGGTCACTATTGCCAGCAAATATTAATTGGTTATAGACCGCATAATCAAATCTAATTCTACCACTTGTTAACTGAATATTTCCGTATATAGTAATATCACGGTTTTTGTTTTGATAGGCATATCCATTATCAATTAACAAATCACCGTTGATTGACAAATTATCGTTAGGAAAGTATTTCCAACTTGTACCAGTTATTTTTAAATTATTAACCTCTAAAAATCCAGATATAGTATAAATAGAGTTTCCACCAAAATGTAAAGTACCTCCCCCGGCAGCAAACAAACTATCATATATCCCCGCAGGCAATGCTCCATTTTCTAAATAAAGCGTACCTGTTCCGGTTACAATACCCAGCCTATGGCCAAAGGTTGTACCAACATCCAGTGTGGCGCCGGCTTCAATGCGTGTTTTATATGCTGAGATGTAGTTGTCGGGTATGGTGAGGGTGTGGTTTTCGGCTACGAAAATTACGGCGCCGCGCGGGCCGCTGGCCGGAACATCTACCCCTGCAGGTCCTGTTGTGCCGGCTTCGGAATCATATACGGCCCAGTCGTTAGGGTTGGTCCATGTGCAGCCGCTGTTTACGGTTATAAATTCTGTTACCTTGTTGGGGATGGCTCCATTACATCCATCGGGTCCCGATTGTTCTACACCGGCTGTGTAATCGCCCGAAATACCCACATCATCGGTTCCGCTAAAGCTAAATGTCAATTGATTATTGGGTTCGTCCACGTTCGCGTAATCGTATTTGTTCCAGGTATTTAAATTGGCTCCGGTGCCGTAGGTTAAGATCCTTGCGGCAATATAATCGGTCAGGTCATATCCATGTGGGTTGTCGTACAATGCATCTGCCGGGTCGTACTCCATGGTCATGTCTGCAGTAAAGTTGGTTATACCTGTGGCTTCAAGAATCCAGTGGTATTGCAGCACATTGAGCGAATCGTTAAATGGCTCGCATTCATCGTCATCGTCATTAATGGTGGGCTGCATTTCGTTGGCTGCTTTTAGCCTGATACTTCCGTTAGCGTCTACATTGTCTATTGAGAATTTCACGGGTGTGTACTTGCCTTCAACACCCACCGGAAATTCGTAATCGGTAGTACTCGATATTGCAGGGAATTCTTTTTTGATACCGGCATCGGTAAAAGAAATATTGGTTTGTATCAGTGTGTTTTCATCAAAGCTATTGGTTGTGGTAATGTTGGCATTGGTTTGTAGCAATAACAAATACTGGTCTATATCAAAAATACCTTCGTTGAGCTGCAACTCACTGGTGATAGTAATACCAGAACCTGAACCGGGGTCAATGCTTACACCTTCAGCATTATCGATTGCCAAAAGCCCATAAGTACCGGCACCACTCATGATTTGTTCGCTGCCACCATTGAGCACAATACCATTTCCGCTACCGCCCCAGTTGTGGGTGCCACCGAAGTTGATGTTGCCTTTAACGGCAAAGGTATTGTCATTATCAACCAAAGTGCCTGAAGGCATTGAGAATACATTGTTTACAGTTACATCGTTGTTCAGTGCCAGGGTGGTAGCCGTACTTTTGGTTAAATTGTAAAACGCAGGGCTGCCTGTAATTTCCTGCTGGTCAGCACCATTAAGATATGTGGTGTTGCCATTGGGGGTGAAGGTACCATTCACAATTATATCGCCTTTGACGTACAGATCCCGTCCATCGGCATTTAATTCAGCGCCGGCATCAATTATCAGGGAATCACTAATTGTTAAAGGTACAACCCATTGCTTTATGGTTGGCATTTGTCCACTGCTGTTATCTACTCTTAGATTAGGAAGATCGATTTGCGAATATATTCCGATAACTTCATTTGATGGTGTATTGTTGTATCCTAATTGTATTTTACCGTTGTTTTGAAGATTTGACAAGTTTGGGTTAAGGTAAAGTGAAGCAATTTCAGGATTATCCTGTGCCCTTGCAATAATCAATTTCCCATTGGTAAGATTAAACTCACTATCATCATTTAATACTTCCAAAATAGCCCGGTCGTTTTCAGGAGCATCATCATTACCTAGAATGACAACTCCACCCGTTTGGTTATATTTTAATACTCCTTCACTTGCAGTTAAACTTCGTCTTACCTGCGAACCAACAATTAACGTATCAGCAGAAATACTAAGTGACGCATTTCCACTGGCTGAATACTCAATGTAATTATCACCACCACTCATATCCAGTTGTCCTCCATTTAGGGTTAATACCCCATCGAGTAATATTCCACTACCACCGTTAACATAGGCTTTACCGTCTGATATCTCAAGAGCAGCAGTTGATGGAATTTGAAAATCGTCGCCTCCGGTATTCAAATTAACTTCAATATCCTGATGATTTAATATTAATTTCCCATTTTCCAAAGTAATCGCTTTATCAACATCAATACCTGAAGTGGGGCCATTCAAATTAAAATCATTATTCATGGTAAATGAATAGGTCGTATCTGTTCCTTTATTCATTACAACCCTATAAAGTTCCGGATCTGTTGAAGTTCCATCTTGTGTAAACGAATTATTACTTTCTCCTGCAATTTCTAAAACTGCAACTGCATCGTCGCCAAACAAATCCAATTTCCCTTTATCTTCTAAAGTAATATTTCCATAAACTTTAAGTGTATGCTCTAAGCCGTCGGAACCACCGTTTAGGACTTCAATTATTGAATGGTCGTTAGCACCATCTCCGTCTCCGTCCCTGTGGTCACCATTTCTTATTAAAATATCACCTTCGACAGTAAATGTGCGTTCAACCCCGCTATTCTGAAAATACAACGCTCCAATTCGTCCCGTTGGGTTAGGGGTTGTACCCAGTGTCATATTACCCTTAACCGTAATATCTCCATTATCGGTTGTATTGAGTAAGACTCTTGCTCCGGCTTGAATAATTAAATTGCCATTCATCGTTATATCCTCATCGGGTAATGTAAATTTTCTCAAATCTCCGAAATCACCCGAGGAATTATTTCTAAATGCTCCGGAATTAGAGGATGAAGAGAAAAAATCAACGTTAGGATAAATACTTATGTTATCAGGAATCTGATAATTAGCATCATCACGAATACGGAAAAGAAATTTTGAACCGCTATAAGAAACAAAGCCATTGTTCAACGATCCAAAATCACCGTCAGGCAATGATGCCGGAGAGCTTCCTCCATTATTCAAATCAAAGAACACGGTACCTTCCCCGTCTACTACGCCAAGATCGCTGGTGTATGAATCAAGGTTTGAATTGGTTTCAAATGACATTACCCCATTATTGACAACTTTTGCAAAGGTTACCTGTTCGTCGTAAAAAACGACCCTGGCACATTGACCTATCTCAACAATATCGCCCTGTCCGGGTAATGAATTTGCCGGGTCTCCATCGTGGTCATCCAATGACCAACATACATATCTACTGGCTCCTCCGCTTCCGCCATTACCACCATTGTAACTACCATTCCAGTCGTTGTCGTAGAAATCCCAGGTAACACCGGCACACCCACAATAAGGTGCTCCATCCTGAGCATCGATATCACAACCACTTTCACAGCTGCCGGGTGCACCAAAAAATGCATTCCGCGAATAATAAATATCAGGTGTCCCAATAAATCGACCTGATTCTCCCGCTGTATAATTAGCCCTTTCTAATGTAAACCCGTTACCTCCACCATCGTGATCATTAAATGTTATTTTGTTCCAAACACCATCTGTATCCGATTCATCGGAAACTTGTGTATTATCATTCTCATAAGTCCTTGTATAGTATCCTCCATCCAACACTTTTCCAGGTACAAAGCTGGCCTCGTTTAAAGATCCGTCCAAATCGGATTCATAATAATAAAATTCATATTTTACGGTTGGTTCGGTAGAAAAGTCTTCGTAGTCAACTCTCCAATAATATGAAACTAAATCGCCACCAGACAAATCAGTGGTTTGCAATTCACCATCAACAGGGGTTATGGTAATATAACCATCATCGAAATAGTTACTAACAGTAACCTCTGCAGGAGTATATTTTGAACTATTATGAAGAAGCTCTGTTC is a window of Salinivirga cyanobacteriivorans DNA encoding:
- a CDS encoding T9SS type A sorting domain-containing protein, producing the protein MKNLLLFLAIALTTNFSHAQTGPGGVGNASGADGQPELKLWLIPDSLSLTDGNDVATWSDYSGNANDLTQGNSSYTPIFRENEASINNHDYLEFSKSDNRIVRNPFDIPTSAVAVFMVLKTSDSGDGLVSYAVPGQSNEYLFYQSNNHNTYIGGNSKSLGVNYSDGNWKIFAHQWRNTDGRLYLHIDGTEQANTTHRSGYTITENGSLAIGGEQDDVDGGYNADQAFQGDIAEIIMYGSSLLQADRVVIENYLAQKYGLDGNLTTDRFDPTDASYIVDMSGVGKEDDGVNELNSAGLVVTENANFDVGDYIFAAHDGTVNSIDDSPNAAASIEATWARNWYLEKSGTAVDATIAFDFSEGIDGDYPSNVTNYRLLYKLNPGDTYQVVTTAATGVQNGDQVYFDVTDGNISNGYYTLGTVDETDSPLDGLPARTWYTLISGDWDNWQTWTLDPSGALPDNPDEATPMDDPIDRVVILSGRSITVNDNNLQNAYLKIDGELNLQDHTGHSFNEIDGSGRLVLAADNFPSGDATHFTSAGEGEGTVVYEGTSYTLNQALSFYNLNIELDNETDKLTLMADYDIAGDFVIDTGEFQINDNSSTTGLNIELLGNASISEAGKVLTGTGNARHQFNFYGDLTNNGILEFTNRASADYNNEATNGIVDANFLNASKNQLVLCNNTSNFYRIEINKGTDATYELQILADDPAYFNLYGYARDGHGATAQLADNDNALGLIKGTVRLGNNVDVPVLNNTGNYNVSEGARLWVDGGSVAKNDGTAIVPYGKVLVSRGTLEAKVQSGLTTRDKGLIKITGGTLNTNQIRTSVLGVDNVGGYVQTGGTTNILGASEGETTNTDYYAFNLTYGGNVFNMSGGTLHIHDAQGKGGLFIASEESNQNVTGGTVIFELSDGNDFAITSTSPFWDVVLRNTSGGSGSHLLTNGEDVGSTDEDLAAQPLVVLNDLTIEDDAFLDHDGNDVTIGGDFSISEDAAQRGTNNYGYLYDGSKPNATTFNGDDDATFYIGFPDAEIEEWELYINRLVLNKPSGKILTIDSDAENNVYNVSGGWKARILRLDSVKVESGILDQTDYAIRLTGNVINYDQIGTYDGSTHDDALIMLAWSDYDIETTDNAIFGNVKLNVGNNQVVSFSSDVYIKRLSYRHGRIYPGVNLLKIDEIDYSLGTADDRARFDWDQDGTIQNDEKGILGPNDMFVFDGNVSDGGLSLKITGNGSYTFPIGIGLDGTELLHNSSKYTPAEVTVSNYFDDGYITITPVDGELQTTDLSGGDLVSYYWRVDYEDFSTEPTVKYEFYYYESDLDGSLNEASFVPGKVLDGGYYTRTYENDNTQVSDESDTDGVWNKITFNDHDGGGNGFTLERANYTAGESGRFIGTPDIYYSRNAFFGAPGSCESGCDIDAQDGAPYCGCAGVTWDFYDNDWNGSYNGGNGGSGGASRYVCWSLDDHDGDPANSLPGQGDIVEIGQCARVVFYDEQVTFAKVVNNGVMSFETNSNLDSYTSDLGVVDGEGTVFFDLNNGGSSPASLPDGDFGSLNNGFVSYSGSKFLFRIRDDANYQIPDNISIYPNVDFFSSSSNSGAFRNNSSGDFGDLRKFTLPDEDITMNGNLIIQAGARVLLNTTDNGDITVKGNMTLGTTPNPTGRIGALYFQNSGVERTFTVEGDILIRNGDHRDGDGDGANDHSIIEVLNGGSDGLEHTLKVYGNITLEDKGKLDLFGDDAVAVLEIAGESNNSFTQDGTSTDPELYRVVMNKGTDTTYSFTMNNDFNLNGPTSGIDVDKAITLENGKLILNHQDIEVNLNTGGDDFQIPSTAALEISDGKAYVNGGSGILLDGVLTLNGGQLDMSGGDNYIEYSASGNASLSISADTLIVGSQVRRSLTASEGVLKYNQTGGVVILGNDDAPENDRAILEVLNDDSEFNLTNGKLIIARAQDNPEIASLYLNPNLSNLQNNGKIQLGYNNTPSNEVIGIYSQIDLPNLRVDNSSGQMPTIKQWVVPLTISDSLIIDAGAELNADGRDLYVKGDIIVNGTFTPNGNTTYLNGADQQEITGSPAFYNLTKSTATTLALNNDVTVNNVFSMPSGTLVDNDNTFAVKGNINFGGTHNWGGSGNGIVLNGGSEQIMSGAGTYGLLAIDNAEGVSIDPGSGSGITITSELQLNEGIFDIDQYLLLLQTNANITTTNSFDENTLIQTNISFTDAGIKKEFPAISSTTDYEFPVGVEGKYTPVKFSIDNVDANGSIRLKAANEMQPTINDDDDECEPFNDSLNVLQYHWILEATGITNFTADMTMEYDPADALYDNPHGYDLTDYIAARILTYGTGANLNTWNKYDYANVDEPNNQLTFSFSGTDDVGISGDYTAGVEQSGPDGCNGAIPNKVTEFITVNSGCTWTNPNDWAVYDSEAGTTGPAGVDVPASGPRGAVIFVAENHTLTIPDNYISAYKTRIEAGATLDVGTTFGHRLGIVTGTGTLYLENGALPAGIYDSLFAAGGGTLHFGGNSIYTISGFLEVNNLKITGTSWKYFPNDNLSINGDLLIDNGYAYQNKNRDITIYGNIQLTSGRIRFDYAVYNQLIFAGNSDQSVTGEMMTPNKRAFNNIVINKPGGRLILNDNILIDRSLSLQNGIIQTGSANTFYLTASATMSGSSASSYINGPLKKSLNSSTDFTFPIGKNGYYRPLEIQNPAQTGDWTAEYFTNNSISDMGAGLSQVSPDNRWAVTGDNYSGTQTANVKLTWGTETNVSADPADYADLRVAYLEGGQWTDAGNSSYSGTQSSGYVISDAVSFSTKEFTIASASDNNPLPVSLIGFDASVTDNKVKVTWQTLNELNNDYFEVERSRDGVIFESVGRVQGAGNSSSLLNYSFTDQNPHYGISYYRLRQVDYDGTATVFPMQVVEITGIALNEPRLNIHPNPYTGGGLIVDIDGFDKTQDAHVMVADVSGNSVWSGRIAPTREQMTKTLQPQFERLKPGFYIIVVVSNDRKISTRVVKK
- a CDS encoding ATP-binding protein: MEFYNRHEEIKRLKTALEASQPRLIVVYGRRRIGKTRMLQQVVKEGDIYFIADQRETKLQIASFARLVATKIESFDKVTYPDWEIFFRSINQRIKKGTTLFIDEFPYLVKNASELPSILQKLIDEKEKLNFHLVLSGSSQQMMQKMVIDHHSPLYGRANEIIKLTSMRPGWLKKALNCSYVEAVEEFSIWGGVPRYWEIRNDSASMEEAIKKQVFNIHGILHEEPMRLFLDDTRDTVQIHTLISIIATGANRLSEIASRIGKPTTQLSRPLQKIIELGYIKREIPYGVSKRNSKKTLYKVSEPFMLFYYRFIVPEKTTLELGYVDQVYKQIFEKQFSSHCADIWENMCRQALPNLFTNSLFKPGVRWWGNNTEREQMEIDIVANSSDDRELIIGEAKRSSTRNISAIIKELEKKAKTFPLVRNQRIILALFVKQNTLKETPDNVFIFTPEDVVKALS